The proteins below come from a single Cervus canadensis isolate Bull #8, Minnesota chromosome 2, ASM1932006v1, whole genome shotgun sequence genomic window:
- the UFC1 gene encoding ubiquitin-fold modifier-conjugating enzyme 1, which translates to MADEATRRVVSEIPVLKTNAGPRDRELWVQRLKEEYQSLIRYVENNKNADNDWFRLESNKEGTRWFGKCWYIHDLLKYEFDIEFDIPITYPTTAPEIAVPELDGKTAKMYRGGKICLTDHFKPLWARNVPKFGLAHLMALGLGPWLAVEIPDLIQKGVIQHKEKCSQ; encoded by the exons ATGGCGGACGAGGCCACCCGGCGTGTCGTGTCTGAGATCCCGGTGCTGAAGACCAACGCCGGACCTCGAGATCGGGAGTTGTGGGTGCAGAGACTCAAGGAGGAATATCAGTCTCTTATACGG TATGTGGAGAACAACAAGAATGCGGACAATGACTGGTTCCGACTGGAGTCCAACAAAGAAGGGACTCG GTGGTTTGGAAAATGCTGGTACATCCATGACCTCCTCAAATATGAGTTTGACATCGAGTTTGAT ATTCCTATCACATATCCCACTACAGCTCCAGAAATTGCAGTACCTGAACTAGATGGAAAAACAGCAAAGATGTACAG GGGTGGCAAAATATGCCTGACCGATCACTTTAAGCCTTTGTGGGCCAGGAATGTGCCTAAGTTTGGACTAGCTCATCTCATGGCTCTGGGG CTGGGACCATGGCTGGCAGTGGAAATCCCCGATCTGATTCAGAAGGGAGTGATTCAGCATAAAGAGAAATGCAGCCAATGA
- the DEDD gene encoding death effector domain-containing protein isoform X1 has translation MAGLKRRASQVWPEEHGEQEHGLYSLHRMFDIVGTHLTHRDVRVLSFLFVDVIDDHERGLIRNGRDFLLALERQGRCDESNFRQVLQLLRIITRHDLLPYVTLKRRRAVCPDLVDKYLEETSVRYVTPRALSDPEPRPPHPPKTVPPHYPVVCCPTSGPQMCSKRPARGRATLGSQRKRRKSVTPDPKEKQTCDIRLRVRAEYCQHETALQGNVFSNKQDPLERQFERFNQANTILKSRDLGSIICDIKFSELTYLDAFWRDYINGSLLEALKGVFITDSLKQAVGHEAIKLLVNVDEEDYELGRQKLLRNLMLQALP, from the exons ATGGCGGGCCTGAAGCGGAGGGCAAGCCAGGTGTGGCCCGAAGAGCACGGTGAGCAGGAGCACGGGCTCTACAGCCTGCACCGCATGTTCGACATCGTGGGCACCCACCTGACGCACAGGGACGTGCGcgttctctccttcctctttgtcGACGTCATCGACGACCACGAGCGTGGCCTCATCCGGAACGGACGTGACTTCTTACTGGCCCTGGAGCGCCAGGGCCGCTGTGATGAGAGCAACTTCCGCcaggtgctgcagctgctgcgcATCATCACTCGCCACGACCTGCTGCCCTACGTCACTCTCAAGCGGAGACGGGCTG TGTGCCCTGATCTTGTAGACAAATACCTGGAGGAGACATCAGTTCGCTATGTGACACCCAGAGCCCTCAGCGACCCAGAGCCgaggcctccccacccccctaaAACAG TGCCTCCCCACTATCCTGTGGTGTGCTGCCCTACTTCGGGCCCTCAGATGTGTAGCAAGCGGCCAGCTCGAGGGAGAGCCACACTTGGGAGCCAGCGAAAACGCCGGAAGTCAGTGACACCAGATCCCAAGGAAAAGCAGACATGCG ACATCAGACTGCGGGTTCGGGCTGAATACTGCCAGCATGAGACTGCTCTGCAGGGCAACGTCTTTTCTAACAAGCAGGACCCACTTGAGCGCCAGTTTGAGCGCTTTAACCAGGCCAACACCATCCTCAAGTCCCGGGACCTGGGCTCCATCATCTGTGACATCAAGTTCTCTGAGCTCACCTACCTCGATGCATTCTGGCGCGACTACATCAATGGCTCGTTACTAGAGGCGCTTAAAGGCGTCTTTATCACAGACTCCCTCAAGCAGGCTGTGGGCCACGAGGCCATCAAGCTGCTGGTGAACGTGGACGAGGAGGACTATGAGCTGGGCCGGCAGAAACTCCTGAGGAACTTGATGCTTCAAGCATTGCCCTGA
- the NIT1 gene encoding deaminated glutathione amidase isoform X4, with protein MAVSSSSWELPLVAVCQVTSTPDKEQNFKTCAELIREAARLGACLAFLPEAFDFIARDPAETLRLSEPLGGKLLEEYTQLARECGLWLSLGGFHERGQDWEQTQKIYNCHVILNNMGSVVATYRKTHLCDVEIPGQGPMRESNSTIPGPSLKSPISTPAGKIGLAVCYDMRFPELSLALVQAGAEILTYPSAFGSVTGPAHWEVLLRARAIETQCYVVAAAQCGRHHEKRASYGHSMVVDPWGTVVARCSEGPGLCLARIDLNYLQQLRKQLPVFQHRRPDLYGNLGHPLS; from the exons ATGGCCGTCTCATCTTCTTCCTGGGAACTGCCCCTGGTGGCTGTGTGCCAGGTAACATCGACCCCAGACAAGGAGCAGAACTTTAAAACGTGTGCTGAGCTGATTCGGGAGGCTGCCAGACTGGGCGCTTGCCTGGCTTTCCTGCCTGAGGCCTTTGACTTCATTGCACGGGACCCTGCAGAGACACTACgcctgtctgagccactgggtggGAAACTTTTGGAAGAATATACCCAGCTTGCCAG GGAATGTGGACTCTGGCTGTCCTTGGGTGGTTTCCATGAGCGTGGCCAGGACTGGGAGCAGACTCAGAAAATCTACAACTGTCATGTGATTCTGAACAACATGG GGTCAGTAGTGGCCACCTACAGGAAGACGCATCTGTGTGATGTAGAGATTCCAGGACAGGGGCCTATGCGTGAAAGCAACTCTACCATACCTGGGCCCAGTCTTAAGTCTCCTATCAGCACACCAGCAGGCAAG ATTGGTCTAGCTGTCTGCTATGACATGCGGTTCCCTGAACTCTCTCTGGCATTGGTTCAGGCTGGAGCAGAAATACTTACCTACCCTTCGGCTTTTGGATCTGTCACAGGTCCAGCCCATTGGGAG GTGCTGCTGCGGGCCCGTGCCATTGAAACCCAGTGCTACGTGGTGGCGGCAGCACAGTGTGGACGCCACCATGAGAAGAGAGCAAGCTATGGCCACAGCATGGTGGTAGATCCCTGGGGAACAGTGGTGGCCCGCTGCTCTGAAGGACCAGGCCTCTGCCTTGCCCGAATTGACCTCAACTATCTGCAGCAGTTGCGCAAACAATTGCCTGTGTTCCAGCACCGCAGGCCTGACCTCTACGGCAATCTGGGTCACCCACTGTCTTGA
- the NIT1 gene encoding deaminated glutathione amidase isoform X2, whose translation MLGFIIRPPHQLLSLLSCPGLRIPRFSVLCAPPRLRTMAVSSSSWELPLVAVCQVTSTPDKEQNFKTCAELIREAARLGACLAFLPEAFDFIARDPAETLRLSEPLGGKLLEEYTQLARECGLWLSLGGFHERGQDWEQTQKIYNCHVILNNMGSVVATYRKTHLCDVEIPGQGPMRESNSTIPGPSLKSPISTPAGKIGLAVCYDMRFPELSLALVQAGAEILTYPSAFGSVTGPAHWEVLLRARAIETQCYVVAAAQCGRHHEKRASYGHSMVVDPWGTVVARCSEGPGLCLARIDLNYLQQLRKQLPVFQHRRPDLYGNLGHPLS comes from the exons AT GCTGGGCTTCATCATCAGGCCTCCTCACCAACTCCTGTCCCTTCTTTCGTGTCCTGGACTCCGGATACCTCGATTTTCAGTACTTTGTGCTCCACCCAG ACTCAGAACCATGGCCGTCTCATCTTCTTCCTGGGAACTGCCCCTGGTGGCTGTGTGCCAGGTAACATCGACCCCAGACAAGGAGCAGAACTTTAAAACGTGTGCTGAGCTGATTCGGGAGGCTGCCAGACTGGGCGCTTGCCTGGCTTTCCTGCCTGAGGCCTTTGACTTCATTGCACGGGACCCTGCAGAGACACTACgcctgtctgagccactgggtggGAAACTTTTGGAAGAATATACCCAGCTTGCCAG GGAATGTGGACTCTGGCTGTCCTTGGGTGGTTTCCATGAGCGTGGCCAGGACTGGGAGCAGACTCAGAAAATCTACAACTGTCATGTGATTCTGAACAACATGG GGTCAGTAGTGGCCACCTACAGGAAGACGCATCTGTGTGATGTAGAGATTCCAGGACAGGGGCCTATGCGTGAAAGCAACTCTACCATACCTGGGCCCAGTCTTAAGTCTCCTATCAGCACACCAGCAGGCAAG ATTGGTCTAGCTGTCTGCTATGACATGCGGTTCCCTGAACTCTCTCTGGCATTGGTTCAGGCTGGAGCAGAAATACTTACCTACCCTTCGGCTTTTGGATCTGTCACAGGTCCAGCCCATTGGGAG GTGCTGCTGCGGGCCCGTGCCATTGAAACCCAGTGCTACGTGGTGGCGGCAGCACAGTGTGGACGCCACCATGAGAAGAGAGCAAGCTATGGCCACAGCATGGTGGTAGATCCCTGGGGAACAGTGGTGGCCCGCTGCTCTGAAGGACCAGGCCTCTGCCTTGCCCGAATTGACCTCAACTATCTGCAGCAGTTGCGCAAACAATTGCCTGTGTTCCAGCACCGCAGGCCTGACCTCTACGGCAATCTGGGTCACCCACTGTCTTGA
- the NIT1 gene encoding deaminated glutathione amidase isoform X1 → MTFELRKHLSEEIGFNLMLGFIIRPPHQLLSLLSCPGLRIPRFSVLCAPPRLRTMAVSSSSWELPLVAVCQVTSTPDKEQNFKTCAELIREAARLGACLAFLPEAFDFIARDPAETLRLSEPLGGKLLEEYTQLARECGLWLSLGGFHERGQDWEQTQKIYNCHVILNNMGSVVATYRKTHLCDVEIPGQGPMRESNSTIPGPSLKSPISTPAGKIGLAVCYDMRFPELSLALVQAGAEILTYPSAFGSVTGPAHWEVLLRARAIETQCYVVAAAQCGRHHEKRASYGHSMVVDPWGTVVARCSEGPGLCLARIDLNYLQQLRKQLPVFQHRRPDLYGNLGHPLS, encoded by the exons ATGACTTTTGAACTGCGGAAACATTTGTCTGAGGAAATAGGCTTTAATTTAAT GCTGGGCTTCATCATCAGGCCTCCTCACCAACTCCTGTCCCTTCTTTCGTGTCCTGGACTCCGGATACCTCGATTTTCAGTACTTTGTGCTCCACCCAG ACTCAGAACCATGGCCGTCTCATCTTCTTCCTGGGAACTGCCCCTGGTGGCTGTGTGCCAGGTAACATCGACCCCAGACAAGGAGCAGAACTTTAAAACGTGTGCTGAGCTGATTCGGGAGGCTGCCAGACTGGGCGCTTGCCTGGCTTTCCTGCCTGAGGCCTTTGACTTCATTGCACGGGACCCTGCAGAGACACTACgcctgtctgagccactgggtggGAAACTTTTGGAAGAATATACCCAGCTTGCCAG GGAATGTGGACTCTGGCTGTCCTTGGGTGGTTTCCATGAGCGTGGCCAGGACTGGGAGCAGACTCAGAAAATCTACAACTGTCATGTGATTCTGAACAACATGG GGTCAGTAGTGGCCACCTACAGGAAGACGCATCTGTGTGATGTAGAGATTCCAGGACAGGGGCCTATGCGTGAAAGCAACTCTACCATACCTGGGCCCAGTCTTAAGTCTCCTATCAGCACACCAGCAGGCAAG ATTGGTCTAGCTGTCTGCTATGACATGCGGTTCCCTGAACTCTCTCTGGCATTGGTTCAGGCTGGAGCAGAAATACTTACCTACCCTTCGGCTTTTGGATCTGTCACAGGTCCAGCCCATTGGGAG GTGCTGCTGCGGGCCCGTGCCATTGAAACCCAGTGCTACGTGGTGGCGGCAGCACAGTGTGGACGCCACCATGAGAAGAGAGCAAGCTATGGCCACAGCATGGTGGTAGATCCCTGGGGAACAGTGGTGGCCCGCTGCTCTGAAGGACCAGGCCTCTGCCTTGCCCGAATTGACCTCAACTATCTGCAGCAGTTGCGCAAACAATTGCCTGTGTTCCAGCACCGCAGGCCTGACCTCTACGGCAATCTGGGTCACCCACTGTCTTGA
- the DEDD gene encoding death effector domain-containing protein isoform X2: MAGLKRRASQVWPEEHGEQEHGLYSLHRMFDIVGTHLTHRDVRVLSFLFVDVIDDHERGLIRNGRDFLLALERQGRCDESNFRQVLQLLRIITRHDLLPYVTLKRRRADKYLEETSVRYVTPRALSDPEPRPPHPPKTVPPHYPVVCCPTSGPQMCSKRPARGRATLGSQRKRRKSVTPDPKEKQTCDIRLRVRAEYCQHETALQGNVFSNKQDPLERQFERFNQANTILKSRDLGSIICDIKFSELTYLDAFWRDYINGSLLEALKGVFITDSLKQAVGHEAIKLLVNVDEEDYELGRQKLLRNLMLQALP; this comes from the exons ATGGCGGGCCTGAAGCGGAGGGCAAGCCAGGTGTGGCCCGAAGAGCACGGTGAGCAGGAGCACGGGCTCTACAGCCTGCACCGCATGTTCGACATCGTGGGCACCCACCTGACGCACAGGGACGTGCGcgttctctccttcctctttgtcGACGTCATCGACGACCACGAGCGTGGCCTCATCCGGAACGGACGTGACTTCTTACTGGCCCTGGAGCGCCAGGGCCGCTGTGATGAGAGCAACTTCCGCcaggtgctgcagctgctgcgcATCATCACTCGCCACGACCTGCTGCCCTACGTCACTCTCAAGCGGAGACGGGCTG ACAAATACCTGGAGGAGACATCAGTTCGCTATGTGACACCCAGAGCCCTCAGCGACCCAGAGCCgaggcctccccacccccctaaAACAG TGCCTCCCCACTATCCTGTGGTGTGCTGCCCTACTTCGGGCCCTCAGATGTGTAGCAAGCGGCCAGCTCGAGGGAGAGCCACACTTGGGAGCCAGCGAAAACGCCGGAAGTCAGTGACACCAGATCCCAAGGAAAAGCAGACATGCG ACATCAGACTGCGGGTTCGGGCTGAATACTGCCAGCATGAGACTGCTCTGCAGGGCAACGTCTTTTCTAACAAGCAGGACCCACTTGAGCGCCAGTTTGAGCGCTTTAACCAGGCCAACACCATCCTCAAGTCCCGGGACCTGGGCTCCATCATCTGTGACATCAAGTTCTCTGAGCTCACCTACCTCGATGCATTCTGGCGCGACTACATCAATGGCTCGTTACTAGAGGCGCTTAAAGGCGTCTTTATCACAGACTCCCTCAAGCAGGCTGTGGGCCACGAGGCCATCAAGCTGCTGGTGAACGTGGACGAGGAGGACTATGAGCTGGGCCGGCAGAAACTCCTGAGGAACTTGATGCTTCAAGCATTGCCCTGA